The genome window AATGGCTATTAAAAAACCTTTTTTTTCCATAATGGGTTCCAATTCAGTTTTTTGATTCGCGTACAGTGCGTTTGCCCCTGATAATGTTAATACTGCAAGAGAAAGTGTTGTAATACTTCTTTTTACTGAAAACATTTTGCTCCTTTTTTTGTTTTTAGTAGGACGTTGTTTTTTAGGCCTTGCTGCCTCTTTTGATTATTTACGCTTCAACAAAATGTTGGTGCGTAATGTCACCAATTTTTAAAGGTCATTTTTTTCAACATAGATCCCGGCTCGTGGGCCGGGATGACAAGGCTTACAACGTGTTGAGCGTTGTTGATTTCCATCCTCGTCATCCCCGACTCCGATCGGGGATCTAGAACTTGTATATTCCCTATTCAGCAGTAACAGCGCAAGCAGATTCTTGTTTTACGATGTTTGATTGCTGGGCAACCGCACATACTGCCTCAATAATTGCATTCACCTGATTAGTTTCCAACTCCGGCCAAACGGGCAACGCTAAAATATTTTCTGCTGCCGTCTGTGCCTTGCTGCAGTCAGTTGAAAGTTCAGGCCGTTTTGTCAGGAAAGCAATGTCACAAAGCGCCTTTGGATAATAGACACAGGTCCCAACACCACGCTGCTTAAGTTCAGCTGCAAATTGGTCACGTGTCAGACCAGATGTTGGGTTTATTTGGATGCAGTATTGATGGTAGACGTGATGTCCGGTTACTTGCTCAGGAATGGTGATGCTTGCAATAGCTTTAAACGCTCGGTTGTAGCGGTCGGCAATAGTACGACGCGCATTGTTGTATCGGTCAAGCTGCTCAAGCTTGATGCTCAGTGCTGCGGCTTGCAGCCCATCAAGTCGGCTATTTATTCCAAGCATTTCGTAGTTGTAGTGTGAGGTGCGACCATGATTTTTGAGTTGTAAAATTTTTTGTGCAAGTTCTGGGTTGTCGGTAATGCAACAGCCACCGTCGCCAATAGCACCCAAGTTTTTGGTTGGGTAAAATGAAAACGTGCCAATATCACCAAAAGTTCCAGCCATTTTTCCATCAATATGAGCGCCAACACTTTGAGCACAATCCTCAATCGTCCACAAGTTCCATTCTTGTGCAATGGCCTTTAGTTGAGCGTAGTCAGCGCATTGACCAAACAGATCAACAGTTAACAAGCCAACAATGGGTAAGCCAGTTTTTTTATGTTGTGCTTGGCCATTGTTTATGACAGCATTTTGCTCAAGCCAGTTACGCATCAGTGCTGGGTCCATATTAAAGGTGCGTGTGTCAATGTCGATAAAAACGGGATGCGCACCATGAGCGACAATTTCGCTACTTGACGCAATAAAGGAAAAAGGTGTGGTCAAAACAATGTCATTTTTTTTAATGTCCAGCGCTTTGAGTGCAAGCCAGAGTGCGTCAGTACCAGAGTTAACCGATATCGCATGAGTTGTTTTTAGATAGTGAGCAAATTGTTTTTCAAACGTTGCAACACTTGCTCCGCCGATGAATTGCTGCAAATTTAGCACGCGCAAGATAGCCTGTGTTAGCTTTGGGCTCAATTGCTTTGTTTGTTGCTCAAGGGAAAAAAAAGGTATTTGCTGTTGCTCTTTCATAAAAACCTCAAAAATTTTTTTACAAAGTCTTTACATTGGTTAGTGGGTAAGTGTTACACTATGGCCACAAAATTGCGTAAACACAACCTTTGTTAAAAAAAGCCTGTATCTTTCGATGCAAATGTGATTATATGTCGGGTTTGGTCGTGTTTTGACAGCATACCACAACACCACAAGAAAAAAAGAACAGGTTTTTGCTATGAAATTCCATGTAGTAGGACTTGTGTGAAAAATGTAAATGTCAAGGGTGAGTATCTTGACATTTCACAACCACAAGTTAAGGTATTTTATAGCATATTGGAGTAAAAGAGAGAGGAAGATCAAGGAAGGAGAGTCTCATGAGGAGTGTGTACTACGCACCTCTGTATCAGCTTAATTTTCCTGAACATTTTCTTATTTTTCTTGCAACAAGCTGTTCTATTGTTCATTTATTAAAAAAATTTTCAAAAGGAGTTTTTCGTTTTGTATTGGGTCCCTAACCAAGGTTAGATTTGTCAGAAAGGAGGACGATTTGTAGTGTGCGCATAACTGTTCTATTTATGTGTAAAAAAGTTTCATCTGAAAAGGAGAAGGCCTTATGAACAGTCACGTAAGGAAGTTATTAATGTACGCCGCATTTTTTGGCGGCTTTCTAATGCACGACGCCTCGGCGGTTGTCGATTGGGTGCCGATCGGGCTCCCAGATGGAGGTGGTGCTCCAGCGTTCGTTGACGTTTCACCAAACAATGCGGATATGTTTTATGTCTTTGATGGTGACGGAACATATCAGTATGGTGACTTGATTGACGAAACAAACCCACAAATATTCAACATTCCAAATAACGTACCATTCCAATCAATTGGTGGTGATGATACCCTCAATATTTTTGGTACGGTTTATGATGCTCCGCCAAGTGATCCAATCACACCAGGTATTCAAGTACTTGATGGTGGAGGGTTTCCTCAAGAATGTTCACTCAAAATTAATGGTGATATCATTCTTGATGCAACACTTGCAGATATGTTCATCAATGTGGAAGAAAAAACCATCTTAGAACCATTTTTCCTTCCACCAGATGATCCAGATGGACTTGAGCTTGGCTGTTCCCAAATTTATTTTGAAACAGCTGAAAACACGTTCATCACTGTTTGCTTGTTTGATTCACTCATCATTCGTGGTACAACCAACAAAGAAATTACCGACGACTATATTTTCCAAGATATGATCGTAACCTTTGCTGGCCCAGGTACTGTTGAGTTTCAACTTACAAATGGTACATCAGTGTGGTTTACTGGTGACGTTGATGATGCAGAATACGACATTGGAAACGGCTTATTCCAAAACGGTCTTGAGCTGAACCCAGACACCGGCTTGTTTGAGTGGCAAACACTGAACAACAACGCAGGTGGTTGTAAAGTATTTGTGCTCATGGATCAAACCCAAGCAGACCTTGATGCTGGTGTTAACAAAGTTGTGTTCAAACGTAAAGACTTGAGCGTTGACGAAGACTTACACTGTACCGTTGGTGTTGGTCCAAACTCAGTGTTTACCTACTTGCACGATGATGTAA of Campylobacterota bacterium contains these proteins:
- a CDS encoding DegT/DnrJ/EryC1/StrS family aminotransferase encodes the protein MKEQQQIPFFSLEQQTKQLSPKLTQAILRVLNLQQFIGGASVATFEKQFAHYLKTTHAISVNSGTDALWLALKALDIKKNDIVLTTPFSFIASSSEIVAHGAHPVFIDIDTRTFNMDPALMRNWLEQNAVINNGQAQHKKTGLPIVGLLTVDLFGQCADYAQLKAIAQEWNLWTIEDCAQSVGAHIDGKMAGTFGDIGTFSFYPTKNLGAIGDGGCCITDNPELAQKILQLKNHGRTSHYNYEMLGINSRLDGLQAAALSIKLEQLDRYNNARRTIADRYNRAFKAIASITIPEQVTGHHVYHQYCIQINPTSGLTRDQFAAELKQRGVGTCVYYPKALCDIAFLTKRPELSTDCSKAQTAAENILALPVWPELETNQVNAIIEAVCAVAQQSNIVKQESACAVTAE